One Leishmania infantum JPCM5 genome chromosome 17 DNA window includes the following coding sequences:
- a CDS encoding putative kinesin, translating into MSTAAVSRPRVYVRIRPLNDREVRDGKGELACRGDTRQQDVLFLKKDETLEQQVRFDQVFDQCSNQQLVFDHIGPEILRTLFSGYNASVFAYGQTGSGKTYTMEGDRGGGVSGGASSEEQEGLIPRIIRGIFSSFKSNANITDALVEVSLVQIYQERIQDLLNHRKQVEIHMDRTSQYVARDATWRTVRSLEECMKLYGEACKMRATSATEMNLVSSRSHMILMLRMQWDEPALPGSHAQLNMIDLAGSERLNESGATGETMKETITINKSLSALGNVVVKLVEQAKKPNKRIHIPYKDSKLTYLLQSSLGGANLVHFMLSVSGSAMWRSETTSTIEFGKRALQLVLRPVRNAIDYTRLAEMEAMIERMRSHIESLEEELQLKRNFEAAGFLQLRQIAQSDDDPAQRRRRQETSANHKHLKRQTELTRIMANLPETFDDLTSHCVLFPESKVTFRELGGLEKLIHFVGKSASNYYRASAAQTIASVIDEPGREVFASLGGLNALAMLLRVQEERCKEAACVALEAVCRGCVTNKRSLSADVYAELVDLVYGYSNQQVQEAACAAVASIVDGYAEATRRFERLDVVPKLLETIRTCPAEVVNLTKAATNCVGRLAHGDKEMQQTIASLGGVDLLIDVLFSSSGDRDHQVPILASYALVNLCCSSHENLKMAMEHSRYGEVKFRLLEGLARAFGTNTSREGFGRATAQETAGPFPYYGVTIQDEWTYASSGGRPIFSTFMDNPQFHLYVREETDIAFIIQDTLYEARMRKKRRNNSVYMGIAIFEGDPTLAKLGLKQLDFHGKMIEIGRYTSNCENVLHCTLPASDTPYMVVPFTSQKGRHTHFALSAFGNHPIELTSVPDQVGWVHTVLQGKWTEFTGRGGETFDWRCNPQIRLKTKEACRVVFVLSYLSLDEQRAQLLQEEEEGEGQNTRPRLHGRLFSNAFAVHKRYLKAIVPLPQGSTFVASNTFASNSYITTSANLDRSGDYVYIPFTETPFQDTYRVSVYCDSDEVEIKPMQGQSSEWMCASLSGVWQGKPVSVDLDTTGKLVAVMYSPGAFVRPRLLSGFNQKRIAGIDSYWNTEATVEYDSNGQLTLQVEAMMRSGTPSAAAARGTTQSATNQVTQVPATDIKFDLFIFTDRKCTLTRVGFDASPSSWPCPTQSTSQTLLAYPQLVEDVDAVGGDDDDNSDSLASELWRDDPGNISAAEQEARETELLRLLEKQEAANHILKLQLAQQARELEELRNGGVSATTSSNSDGKRGGSAKPSGTKTPKRTPSATMDGYAGLSEGRHRSRKEFGGGGSAQAPLHNPSRVNTSGSAEAKGAAAKPPSTGPAQRGTNTNSAEAWRQKPLALAGTTLPTNRPGMADNTASAAPSPQVKELVNYTLVKLIEMSKRAATSARLGDKKEDREWRAMLKDIEEVHQRLHDAFSIL; encoded by the coding sequence ATGAGTACGGCGGCGGTATCGAGGCCacgcgtgtacgtgcgcatTCGCCCGCTCAACGACCGCGAGGTGCGTGATGGAAAGGGCGAGCTCGCCTGCCGCGGTGACACTCGCCAGCAGGACGTCTTGTTCCTGAAGAAGGATGAGACCctggagcagcaggtgcgctTCGATCAGGTATTTGACCAGTGCTCGAACCAGCAGCTCGTCTTCGACCACATCGGTCCCGAGATTCTGCGCACGCTGTTCAGCGGCTACAATGCCTCCGTCTTCGCCTACGGGCAGACCGGTAGCGGTAAGACATACACGATGGAGGGCGacaggggcggcggcgtaaGCGGCGGGGCCTCCtcggaggagcaggagggtCTCATACCTCGCATCATCCGCGGCATCTTCTCCTCTTTCAAGTCCAACGCCAACATAACCGACGCGCTTGTTGAGGTGAGCCTCGTGCAGATCTACCAGGAGCGCATCCAGGATCTGCTGAACCACCGCAAGCAGGTGGAGATTCACATGGACCGCACTAGCCAGTACGTTGCCCGTGACGCGACCTGGCGGACCGTGCGCAGCCTCGAGGAATGCATGAAACTGTACGGAGAGGCCTGTAAGATGCGCGCGACTTCGGCGACGGAGATGAACCTGGTGTCCTCGCGTAGCCACATGATTCTCATGCTTCGCATGCAGTGGGAcgagccggcgctgccggggTCGCACGCGCAGCTGAACATGATCGACTTGGCAGGCTCTGAGCGGCTGAACGAGTCCGGTGCCACCGGTGAAACGATGAAGGAGACGATCACCATCAACAAGTCCCTCAGCGCACTGGGCAATGTCGTGGTGAAGTTGGTGGAGCAGGCGAAGAAGCCGAACAAGCGCATACACATTCCGTACAAGGATAGCAAGCTTACCTACCTCTTGCAGTCCAGCTTGGGTGGGGCAAACCTGGTCCACTTCATGCTCTCAGTGTCGGGCAGCGCCATGTGGCGCAGCGAGACAACGTCGACCATCGAATTTGGTAAACGCGCCCTGCAGCTCGTCTTGCGGCCGGTGCGCAACGCCATCGACTACACGCGCCTCGCCGAAATGGAGGCGATGATCGAGCGCATGCGGTCCCACATAGAGTCGCTCgaagaggagctgcagctcaaGCGCAACTTTGAGGCCGCCGGAtttctgcagctgcgacagaTTGCGCAGAGCGACGACGACcccgcgcagcggcggcggcggcaagaaACAAGCGCGAATCATAAACACCTCAAGCGGCAGACGGAGCTCACCCGCATCATGGCGAACCTGCCGGAGACGTTCGACGACTTGACATCGCACTGCGTACTCTTCCCCGAGTCGAAGGTGACGTTCCGCGAGCTGGGTGGGCTAGAGAAACTCATCCACTTCGTGGGGAAGTCTGCCTCGAACTACTACcgtgccagcgccgcgcagacCATCGCCAGCGTGATCGACGAACCCGGGAGGGAGGTCTTCGCCAGCCTTGGCGGCCTCAATGCTTTGGCGATGCTTCTGCGGGTTCAGGAGGAACGGTGTAAGGAGGCGGCATGCGTCGCCCTCGAGGCTgtgtgccgcggctgcgtgaCGAACAAGAGGAGCCTATCCGCCGACGTCTACGCGGAGCTCGTAGACCTTGTCTACGGGTACTCGAATCAGCaggtgcaggaggcggcgtgtgcggccGTTGCCTCCATCGTCGACGGCTACGCCGAGGCGACACGGCGTTTTGAAAGGCTTGACGTGGTGccgaagctgctggagacGATCCGCACCTGCCCGGCCGAAGTGGTCAACCTcacgaaggcggcgacgaaTTGCGTTGGCCGCCTGGCGCATGGCGATAAAGAGATGCAGCAAACTATCGCCTCCCTTGGCGGCGTCGACTTGCTCATCGATGTCCTCTTCAGCTCCTCCGGCGACCGCGACCATCAGGTGCCGATTTTAGCTTCGTACGCGCTCGTCAACCTATGCTGCAGCAGTCACGAGAACCTCAAGATGGCGATGGAGCACAGCCGCTATGGCGAGGTAAAGTTCCGGCTGCTTGAGGGCCTTGCGCGCGCCTTCGGCACGAACACGTCTCGCGAGGGCTTCGGCCGCGCTACGGCGCAGGAGACGGCGGGGCCGTTTCCGTACTATGGCGTCACCATTCAGGACGAGTGGACGTACGCCTCGTCCGGCGGCCGACCCATCTTCTCAACCTTCATGGACAACCCACAGTTTCACCTCTACGTGCGTGAGGAGACGGACATCGCCTTCATCATTCAAGACACGCTCTACGAGGCCCGCATGCGCAAGAAGCGGCGCAACAACTCCGTCTACATGGGCATCGCTATTTTCGAGGGCGATCCGACGCTGGCAAAGTTGGGGCTGAAGCAGCTCGACTTCCACGGCAAGATGATCGAGATTGGCCGCTACACTTCCAACTGCGAGAACGTGCTTCATTGCACGCTACCGGCCTCCGACACACCGTATATGGTCGTCCCCTTCACGAGTCAGAAGGGCCGGCACACCCacttcgccctctccgcctttGGCAACCACCCGATCGAGTTGACGTCGGTGCCGGATCAGGTGGGATGGGTGCACACGGTGCTGCAGGGCAAGTGGACGGAGTTCACGGGCCGCGGAGGCGAGACCTTCGACTGGCGCTGCAACCCGCAGATTAGGCTGAAAACGAAGGAGGCTTGCCGCGTCGTCTTTGTCCTCTCGTACCTCTCGCTGGATGAGCAGCGGGCGCAGCTGCTacaggaagaggaagagggggaggggcagaatACCCGTCCGCGCCTGCAcggccgcctcttctccaACGCCTTCGCGGTCCACAAGCGCTACCTCAAGGCGATCGTACCGCTCCCCCAAGGCTCGACCTTCGTGGCCAGCAACACGTTCGCTAGCAACAGCTACATCACCACCTCAGCGAACCTCGACAGGAGCGGGGACTACGTCTACATCCCCTTCACCGAAACTCCCTTCCAGGACACCTACCGCGTCTCCGTCTACTGTGACTCGGACGAGGTGGAGATAAAACCCATGCAGGGGCAGTCCAGCGAGTGGATGTGCGCAAGCCTTTCCGGTGTGTGGCAGGGCAAGCCCGTCTCCGTCGACCTCGATACGACAGGCAAGCTGGTGGCGGTCATGTACAGTCCCGGCGCCTTCGTGCGACCGCGTTTGCTGAGCGGTTTCAATCAGAAACGCATCGCCGGCATCGACTCCTACTGGAACACCGAGGCAACAGTGGAGTACGACAGCAATGGGCAGCTCACACTGCAGGTGGAGGCGATGATGCGTAGCGGGACcccgagcgccgccgcagcgcgtggGACCACCCAGTCGGCCACGAACCAGGTGACGCAAGTGCCGGCGACGGATATCAAGTTCGACCTTTTTATCTTCACCGATAGAAAGTGCACCCTCACGCGGGTCGGCTTCGACGCCTCACCCAGCTCATGGCCGTGCCCGACGCAATCCACCTCTCAGACCTTGCTAGCCTACCCGCAGCTTGTCGAAgacgtcgacgccgtcggcggcgatgacgacgacaacaGCGACAGCCTTGCCAGCGAACTGTGGCGCGATGATCCAGGCAACATCTCGGCAGCCGAGCAAGAGGCGCGTGAGACGGAGTTGCTGAGATTATTGGAGAAGCAAGAGGCCGCGAACCACATCCTCAAGttgcagctggcgcagcaggcacgtgagctggaggagctgcggaACGGCGGTGTCAGTGCGACCACCTCGTCAAACAGCGACGGGAAGCGTGGGGGCAGCGCGAAGCCGTCGGGGACCAAAACACCGAAAAGGACCCCGTCAGCCACGATGGACGGCTACGCAGGCTTGTCGGAGGGGAGACACCGGTCCAGGAAGGagttcggcggcggcggcagcgcgcaggcCCCGCTTCACAACCCCAGTCGCGTTAATACTTCAGGCTCGGCCGAAGCCAAGGGAGCAGCGGCCAAGCCGCCTTCTACCGGGCCGGCGCAGCGAGGCACCAACACGAACAGCGCTGAAGCGTGGCGCCAGAAGCCGTTGGCCCTCGCCGGGACGACGTTGCCGACGAACAGGCCGGGCATGGCCGACAACACCGCCTCGGCTGCACCGTCCCCGCAGGTGAAGGAGTTAGTGAACTACACGCTCGTGAAGCTGATCGAAATGAGCAAGCGTGCCGCTACCAGTGCTCGCTTGGGCGACAAGAAGGAGGACAGGGAGTGGAGGGCGATGCTGAAGGACATTGAGGAGGTGCATCAGCGACTGCACGATGCCTTCAGTATACTTTGA